A stretch of Gossypium hirsutum isolate 1008001.06 chromosome A06, Gossypium_hirsutum_v2.1, whole genome shotgun sequence DNA encodes these proteins:
- the LOC107928098 gene encoding protein NRT1/ PTR FAMILY 5.1, whose protein sequence is METKGFTQDGTVDLRGRPVLASKTGKWNACAFLVGYEAFERMAFYGIASNLVNYLTTQLHEDTVSSVRNVNSWSGSVWITPILGAYIADTYLGRFWTFTVSSLIYVMGMIMLTTAVSLKSLKPTCTNGICNKASTSQVAFFYISLYTIALGAGGTKPNISTFGADQFDDFNPHEKELKVSFFNWWMFSSFLGALFATLGLVYIQENLGWGLGYGVPTVGLLVSLVVFYLGTPIYRHKVRKTKSPARDLIQVPVTAFKNRKLQLPQNPCQLHEHEPQYYINSGKRQVHYTPIFRFLDKAAVKDGNSGRPPCTVTQVEGTKLVLGMMLIWLVTLVPSTIWAQINTLFVKQGTTLDRSLGSSFQIPAASLGSFVTLSMLISVPMYDRYFVPFMRHKTGNPRGITLLQRLGIGFVIQVIAIAIAYAVEVRRMHVIRVHQITGPKQIVPMNIFWLLPQYVLLGIADVFNAIGLLEFFYDQSPEDMQSLGTTFFTSGIGIGNFLNSFLVTMVDKLTDRGEHKSWIGDNLNDSHLDYYYGFLLVISTLNLGAFIWASSKYVYKRETKEVNEGCIEMDSKALEISPLGLQV, encoded by the exons ATGGAAACCAAAGGTTTCACTCAAGATGGTACTGTCGATCTTCGTGGTCGCCCCGTTCTTGCTTCCAAAACTGGGAAATGGAATGCTTGTGCTTTCCTTGTTG GTTATGAAGCATTTGAAAGGATGGCTTTTTATGGAATAGCTTCCAACTTAGTGAATTACTTGACGACCCAACTCCATGAAGATACAGTTTCATCTGTAAGAAATGTGAATAGCTGGTCAGGATCGGTGTGGATCACACCAATTCTTGGAGCTTACATTGCTGATACTTACTTGGGTCGATTCTGGACTTTCACTGTTTCATCTCTTATCTATGTCATG GGAATGATAATGCTCACAACAGCAGTTTCATTGAAATCATTGAAGCCAACTTGCACCAATGGAATCTGCAACAAAGCCTCTACATCACAAGTAGCTTTCTTCTATATCTCTCTCTACACCATAGCACTAGGAGCAGGGGGAACAAAGCCCAACATATCAACCTTTGGGGCTGACCAGTTTGATGATTTTAATCCCCATGAAAAGGAGCTCAAAGTTTCATTCTTCAACTGGTGGATGTTCAGCTCTTTCTTGGGTGCCTTGTTTGCTACTCTTGGCCTAGTCTACATTCAAGAAAACTTGGGTTGGGGGCTTGGCTATGGGGTTCCGACAGTTGGTCTTTTGGTCTCCCTCGTTGTGTTTTATCTTGGAACCCCAATTTACAGACACAAAGTGAGGAAGACCAAGAGCCCTGCCAGGGACCTGATTCAAGTCCCCGTTACAGCATTCAAAAACAGGAAACTTCAGCTCCCTCAAAACCCTTGTCAGCTTCATGAACATGAGCCACAATATTACATCAACAGTGGGAAACGGCAGGTCCATTACACTCCAATTTTCAG ATTCTTAGACAAAGCTGCAGTGAAAGATGGCAACTCAGGTAGACCACCCTGCACTGTAACTCAAGTGGAAGGAACAAAGCTTGTCCTTGGGATGATGTTAATATGGCTAGTTACCTTAGTTCCAAGCACCATCTGGGCTCAAATAAACACATTGTTTGTTAAACAAGGAACCACCTTGGATAGAAGCTTAGGTTCAAGCTTTCAAATCCCAGCAGCTTCATTAGGTAGCTTCGTGACACTCTCCATGCTGATCTCAGTACCCATGTACGATCGCTATTTCGTGCCATTCATGCGCCATAAAACAGGGAATCCGAGAGGAATCACGCTCCTCCAAAGGCTTGGCATTGGTTTTGTCATCCAAGTCATTGCGATTGCCATCGCATATGCTGTAGAAGTCCGAAGAATGCATGTCATAAGAGTGCATCAAATCACCGGACCCAAACAAATTGTTCCAATGAACATATTCTGGTTGCTGCCACAGTATGTTCTACTTGGAATAGCCGATGTGTTCAACGCTATCGGTTTGCTGGAATTCTTCTATGATCAGTCACCGGAAGACATGCAAAGCCTAGGGACAACATTTTTCACCAGTGGTATTGGAATTGGGAACTTCTTGAATAGCTTTTTGGTAACAATGGTGGATAAACTTACAGATAGAGGTGAGCATAAGAGCTGGATTGGAGACAACTTGAATGACTCTCATTtggattattattatggtttccTTTTGGTCATATCAACCCTTAATTTAGGGGCATTTATTTGGGCATCAAGTAAATATGTGTATAAAAGGGAAACCAAAGAAGTGAATGAGGGTTGTATTGAAATGGACAGCAAAGCCTTGGAGATATCTCCACTAGGATTACAAGTATGA
- the LOC107928096 gene encoding uncharacterized protein isoform X3 produces MSGNETWQMTPKCDGTSQSGCKEAGDSCLPFPKIGSQQSSVSMMFESPTPILVYRRKKRWGCSSSASAVVANFCAQELVNSKRSVDCFSVLSSNALSEAVMEQKGVSRVEHETATKTSLCDWMSGNETWQMIPKCDGTSQAGCKEAEDSCLPLPKTGSQQPSVSVMFESPMPISVYSRGKKRWGSSSSASSVVANFYAREHVNSKRSADCLSVVSSDALSEAVMERKGVSQVEHETATKISLCDWMSGNETCKMTPKCDGTSQSGCKEAEDSCLPLPKTGSQQSSVSMRFESPIPILIYRRKKRWGRSSSANAVVANFCAQELVNSKRSANCLSVVSSDALSEAVMERKGVSQVEHETAIKISLCDWISDNETFRMTPKCDGTSQPGCKEAEDSRLPLPKTGSQRLSVSVMFESPMPILVYSRRKKRWRSSSIASAAVANFCAQEPVNSKRSTDCLSVVSSDVLSEAVMGQKGVPRVEHEIATVRAPVMPLACSRGPHISKYEIANGCSGVYDHISDDVHKTVVQKTIDVDSINDSCSSSKSNMELALASTKDEMDENGECSSSSVIAAEVAMEDLSEKDACHNILRNQGNVDEVGPSRNCVNEETGITSGGSCSRFCKSCSRSGTVQKMLICDSCEEAFHVRCCTPRIKKLPVDEWYCIMCMKQKRIMLKETTASKASSITGVMGRSRDKSPKGEFSPIELMLRDTEPYRTSVRIGKGFQAEIPDWSGPIDKAPLLEVQTDNWECFCCVQWDPSLADCSVPQELETEEVLKQLKYLEMLRPRLSADRRKSDRTNNCTSQDRKCDMRNAKS; encoded by the exons ATGTCTGGTAATGAAACTTGGCAGATGACTCCTAAATGTGATGGTACTTCACAAAGTGGTTGTAAAGAGGCTGGGGATTCATGCCTTCCCTTTCCCAAAATTGGTTCTCAACAGTCATCTGTGAGTATGATGTTTGAAAGTCCAACGCCGATTTTAGTTTACAGGAGGAAGAAACGGTGGGGCTGCAGCAGCAGTGCTAGTGCTGTTGTTGCCAACTTTTGTGCACAGGAGCTGGTTAATTCAAAGAGAAGTGTGGATTGTTTTTCTGTTCTTAGTTCTAATGCACTTTCAGAGGCAGTTATGGAGCAAAAGGGAGTTTCTCGAGTTGAACATGAAACTGCAACAAAGACTTCTTTATGTGATTGGATGTCTGGTAATGAAACTTGGCAGATGATTCCTAAATGTGATGGTACTTCACAAGCTGGATGTAAAGAGGCTGAGGATTCATGCCTTCCCTTACCCAAAACTGGTTCTCAGCAGCCATCTGTGAGTGTGATGTTTGAAAGTCCTATGCCGATTTCAGTTTACAGTAGGGGGAAGAAACGGTGGGGCAGCAGCAGCAGCGCTAGCTCTGTTGTTGCCAACTTTTATGCACGGGAGCATGTTAATTCAAAGAGAAGTGCGGATTGTCTTTCTGTTGTTAGTTCTGATGCACTTTCGGAGGCAGTTATGGAGCGAAAGGGAGTTTCTCAAGTTGAACATGAAACTGCAACAAAGATTTCTTTATGTGATTGGATGTCTGGTAATGAAACTTGCAAGATGACTCCTAAATGTGATGGTACTTCACAAAGTGGATGTAAAGAGGCTGAGGATTCATGCCTTCCCTTACCCAAAACTGGTTCTCAGCAGTCATCTGTAAGTATGAGGTTTGAAAGTCCTATTCCGATTTTAATTTACAGGAGGAAGAAACGGTGGGGCAGAAGCAGCAGTGCTAACGCTGTTGTTGCCAACTTTTGTGCACAGGAGCTGGTTAATTCAAAGAGAAGCGCGAATTGTCTTTCTGTCGTTAGTTCTGATGCGCTTTCAGAGGCAGTTATGGAGCGAAAGGGAGTTTCTCAAGTTGAACATGAAACTGCAATAAAGATTTCTTTATGTGATTGGATATCTGATAATGAAACTTTCCGGATGACTCCTAAATGTGATGGTACTTCACAACCTGGATGTAAAGAGGCTGAGGATTCACGCCTTCCCTTACCCAAAACTGGTTCTCAGCGGTTATCTGTGAGTGTGATGTTTGAAAGTCCTATGCCGATTTTAGTTTACAGTAGGAGGAAAAAACGGTGGCGCAGCAGCAGCATTGCTAGCGCTGCTGTTGCCAACTTTTGTGCACAGGAGCCGGTTAATTCAAAGAGAAGCACAGATTGTCTTTCTGTTGTTAGTTCTGATGTGCTTTCAGAGGCAGTTATGGGACAAAAGGGAGTTCCTCGAGTTGAACATGAAATTGCAACTGTTAGAGCTCCTGTGATGCCTCTTGCTTGCAGTAGAGGGCCTCACATTTCAAAGTACGAAATTGCTAATGGATGTTCTGGTGTGTATGACCACATTTCTGATGATGTACATAAAACTGTTGTGCAGAAAACAATAGATGTTGACAGTATAAATGATAGTTGCTCATCATCAAAGTCAAATATGGAACTTGCATTAGCTTCTACAAAAGATGAGATGGATGAAAACGGTGAGTGCTCCTCCTCTAGTGTAATAGCTGCTGAAGTTGCGATGGAAGATCTATCTGAAAAAGATGCGTGCCACAATATACTTCGGAACCAGGGGAATGTAGATGAAGTTGGGCCTTCTAGGAATTGTGTTAATGAGGAAACTGGGATTACCAGTGGTGGTAGTTGTTCTAGGTTTTGTAAATCTTGTAGTCGTTCAGGAACTGTTCAAAAGATGCTAATTTGTGATAGTTGTGAAGAAGCATTTCATGTACGTTGCTGCACTCCCAGGATAAAGAAACTACCGGTTGATGAATGGTACTGTATTATGTGTATGAAACAGAAGCGAATAATGCTCAAAGAGACAACTGCAAGCAAGGCTTCAAGTATCACTGGTGTAATGGGAAGATCCAGAGACAAATCACCTAAAGGGGAATTCAGTCCAATAGAATTAATGTTGAGAGATACTGAACCTTATAGAACTAGCGTTCGAATTGGAAAGGGCTTTCAAGCAGAAATTCCTGACTGGTCTGGTCCAATTGATAA GGCTCCTCTTCTTGAAGTCCAAACTGATAACTGGGAGTGCTTCTGCTGTGTCCAATGGGATCCATCACTTGCTGATTGTTCCGTACCTCAG GAGCTGGAAACAGAAGAAGTTTTGAAGCAACTCAAGTATCTAGAGATG CTAAGACCACGACTATCAGCTGATCGGCGAAAATCAGATCGGACCAACAACTGCACTTCGCAAGACCGTAAATGTGATATGAGAAATGCAAAGAGCTAG
- the LOC107928096 gene encoding uncharacterized protein isoform X1, which yields MSGNETWQMTPKCDGTSQSGCKEAGDSCLPFPKIGSQQSSVSMMFESPTPILVYRRKKRWGCSSSASAVVANFCAQELVNSKRSVDCFSVLSSNALSEAVMEQKGVSRVEHETATKTSLCDWMSGNETWQMIPKCDGTSQAGCKEAEDSCLPLPKTGSQQPSVSVMFESPMPISVYSRGKKRWGSSSSASSVVANFYAREHVNSKRSADCLSVVSSDALSEAVMERKGVSQVEHETATKISLCDWMSGNETCKMTPKCDGTSQSGCKEAEDSCLPLPKTGSQQSSVSMRFESPIPILIYRRKKRWGRSSSANAVVANFCAQELVNSKRSANCLSVVSSDALSEAVMERKGVSQVEHETAIKISLCDWISDNETFRMTPKCDGTSQPGCKEAEDSRLPLPKTGSQRLSVSVMFESPMPILVYSRRKKRWRSSSIASAAVANFCAQEPVNSKRSTDCLSVVSSDVLSEAVMGQKGVPRVEHEIATVRAPVMPLACSRGPHISKYEIANGCSGVYDHISDDVHKTVVQKTIDVDSINDSCSSSKSNMELALASTKDEMDENGECSSSSVIAAEVAMEDLSEKDACHNILRNQGNVDEVGPSRNCVNEETGITSGGSCSRFCKSCSRSGTVQKMLICDSCEEAFHVRCCTPRIKKLPVDEWYCIMCMKQKRIMLKETTASKASSITGVMGRSRDKSPKGEFSPIELMLRDTEPYRTSVRIGKGFQAEIPDWSGPIDNDVDNIGEPLELDPSEFTDFRGANCNKSSKLSLIGNWLQCREFIEGVGGTKGTICGKWRRAPLLEVQTDNWECFCCVQWDPSLADCSVPQELETEEVLKQLKYLEMLRPRLSADRRKSDRTNNCTSQDRKCDMRNAKS from the exons ATGTCTGGTAATGAAACTTGGCAGATGACTCCTAAATGTGATGGTACTTCACAAAGTGGTTGTAAAGAGGCTGGGGATTCATGCCTTCCCTTTCCCAAAATTGGTTCTCAACAGTCATCTGTGAGTATGATGTTTGAAAGTCCAACGCCGATTTTAGTTTACAGGAGGAAGAAACGGTGGGGCTGCAGCAGCAGTGCTAGTGCTGTTGTTGCCAACTTTTGTGCACAGGAGCTGGTTAATTCAAAGAGAAGTGTGGATTGTTTTTCTGTTCTTAGTTCTAATGCACTTTCAGAGGCAGTTATGGAGCAAAAGGGAGTTTCTCGAGTTGAACATGAAACTGCAACAAAGACTTCTTTATGTGATTGGATGTCTGGTAATGAAACTTGGCAGATGATTCCTAAATGTGATGGTACTTCACAAGCTGGATGTAAAGAGGCTGAGGATTCATGCCTTCCCTTACCCAAAACTGGTTCTCAGCAGCCATCTGTGAGTGTGATGTTTGAAAGTCCTATGCCGATTTCAGTTTACAGTAGGGGGAAGAAACGGTGGGGCAGCAGCAGCAGCGCTAGCTCTGTTGTTGCCAACTTTTATGCACGGGAGCATGTTAATTCAAAGAGAAGTGCGGATTGTCTTTCTGTTGTTAGTTCTGATGCACTTTCGGAGGCAGTTATGGAGCGAAAGGGAGTTTCTCAAGTTGAACATGAAACTGCAACAAAGATTTCTTTATGTGATTGGATGTCTGGTAATGAAACTTGCAAGATGACTCCTAAATGTGATGGTACTTCACAAAGTGGATGTAAAGAGGCTGAGGATTCATGCCTTCCCTTACCCAAAACTGGTTCTCAGCAGTCATCTGTAAGTATGAGGTTTGAAAGTCCTATTCCGATTTTAATTTACAGGAGGAAGAAACGGTGGGGCAGAAGCAGCAGTGCTAACGCTGTTGTTGCCAACTTTTGTGCACAGGAGCTGGTTAATTCAAAGAGAAGCGCGAATTGTCTTTCTGTCGTTAGTTCTGATGCGCTTTCAGAGGCAGTTATGGAGCGAAAGGGAGTTTCTCAAGTTGAACATGAAACTGCAATAAAGATTTCTTTATGTGATTGGATATCTGATAATGAAACTTTCCGGATGACTCCTAAATGTGATGGTACTTCACAACCTGGATGTAAAGAGGCTGAGGATTCACGCCTTCCCTTACCCAAAACTGGTTCTCAGCGGTTATCTGTGAGTGTGATGTTTGAAAGTCCTATGCCGATTTTAGTTTACAGTAGGAGGAAAAAACGGTGGCGCAGCAGCAGCATTGCTAGCGCTGCTGTTGCCAACTTTTGTGCACAGGAGCCGGTTAATTCAAAGAGAAGCACAGATTGTCTTTCTGTTGTTAGTTCTGATGTGCTTTCAGAGGCAGTTATGGGACAAAAGGGAGTTCCTCGAGTTGAACATGAAATTGCAACTGTTAGAGCTCCTGTGATGCCTCTTGCTTGCAGTAGAGGGCCTCACATTTCAAAGTACGAAATTGCTAATGGATGTTCTGGTGTGTATGACCACATTTCTGATGATGTACATAAAACTGTTGTGCAGAAAACAATAGATGTTGACAGTATAAATGATAGTTGCTCATCATCAAAGTCAAATATGGAACTTGCATTAGCTTCTACAAAAGATGAGATGGATGAAAACGGTGAGTGCTCCTCCTCTAGTGTAATAGCTGCTGAAGTTGCGATGGAAGATCTATCTGAAAAAGATGCGTGCCACAATATACTTCGGAACCAGGGGAATGTAGATGAAGTTGGGCCTTCTAGGAATTGTGTTAATGAGGAAACTGGGATTACCAGTGGTGGTAGTTGTTCTAGGTTTTGTAAATCTTGTAGTCGTTCAGGAACTGTTCAAAAGATGCTAATTTGTGATAGTTGTGAAGAAGCATTTCATGTACGTTGCTGCACTCCCAGGATAAAGAAACTACCGGTTGATGAATGGTACTGTATTATGTGTATGAAACAGAAGCGAATAATGCTCAAAGAGACAACTGCAAGCAAGGCTTCAAGTATCACTGGTGTAATGGGAAGATCCAGAGACAAATCACCTAAAGGGGAATTCAGTCCAATAGAATTAATGTTGAGAGATACTGAACCTTATAGAACTAGCGTTCGAATTGGAAAGGGCTTTCAAGCAGAAATTCCTGACTGGTCTGGTCCAATTGATAA TGATGTTGATAATATTGGTGAACCACTAGAATTGGATCCTTCAGAATTTACTGATTTCCGT GGAGCAAATTGCAATAAGTCATCTAAATTAAGCTTAATAGGGAACTGGCTTCAATGTAGAGAGTTTATAGAAGGTGTAGGAGGCACTAAAGGAACCATCTGTGGAAAGTGGCGCAG GGCTCCTCTTCTTGAAGTCCAAACTGATAACTGGGAGTGCTTCTGCTGTGTCCAATGGGATCCATCACTTGCTGATTGTTCCGTACCTCAG GAGCTGGAAACAGAAGAAGTTTTGAAGCAACTCAAGTATCTAGAGATG CTAAGACCACGACTATCAGCTGATCGGCGAAAATCAGATCGGACCAACAACTGCACTTCGCAAGACCGTAAATGTGATATGAGAAATGCAAAGAGCTAG
- the LOC107928096 gene encoding uncharacterized protein isoform X2 — MSGNETWQMTPKCDGTSQSGCKEAGDSCLPFPKIGSQQSSVSMMFESPTPILVYRRKKRWGCSSSASAVVANFCAQELVNSKRSVDCFSVLSSNALSEAVMEQKGVSRVEHETATKTSLCDWMSGNETWQMIPKCDGTSQAGCKEAEDSCLPLPKTGSQQPSVSVMFESPMPISVYSRGKKRWGSSSSASSVVANFYAREHVNSKRSADCLSVVSSDALSEAVMERKGVSQVEHETATKISLCDWMSGNETCKMTPKCDGTSQSGCKEAEDSCLPLPKTGSQQSSELVNSKRSANCLSVVSSDALSEAVMERKGVSQVEHETAIKISLCDWISDNETFRMTPKCDGTSQPGCKEAEDSRLPLPKTGSQRLSVSVMFESPMPILVYSRRKKRWRSSSIASAAVANFCAQEPVNSKRSTDCLSVVSSDVLSEAVMGQKGVPRVEHEIATVRAPVMPLACSRGPHISKYEIANGCSGVYDHISDDVHKTVVQKTIDVDSINDSCSSSKSNMELALASTKDEMDENGECSSSSVIAAEVAMEDLSEKDACHNILRNQGNVDEVGPSRNCVNEETGITSGGSCSRFCKSCSRSGTVQKMLICDSCEEAFHVRCCTPRIKKLPVDEWYCIMCMKQKRIMLKETTASKASSITGVMGRSRDKSPKGEFSPIELMLRDTEPYRTSVRIGKGFQAEIPDWSGPIDNDVDNIGEPLELDPSEFTDFRGANCNKSSKLSLIGNWLQCREFIEGVGGTKGTICGKWRRAPLLEVQTDNWECFCCVQWDPSLADCSVPQELETEEVLKQLKYLEMLRPRLSADRRKSDRTNNCTSQDRKCDMRNAKS; from the exons ATGTCTGGTAATGAAACTTGGCAGATGACTCCTAAATGTGATGGTACTTCACAAAGTGGTTGTAAAGAGGCTGGGGATTCATGCCTTCCCTTTCCCAAAATTGGTTCTCAACAGTCATCTGTGAGTATGATGTTTGAAAGTCCAACGCCGATTTTAGTTTACAGGAGGAAGAAACGGTGGGGCTGCAGCAGCAGTGCTAGTGCTGTTGTTGCCAACTTTTGTGCACAGGAGCTGGTTAATTCAAAGAGAAGTGTGGATTGTTTTTCTGTTCTTAGTTCTAATGCACTTTCAGAGGCAGTTATGGAGCAAAAGGGAGTTTCTCGAGTTGAACATGAAACTGCAACAAAGACTTCTTTATGTGATTGGATGTCTGGTAATGAAACTTGGCAGATGATTCCTAAATGTGATGGTACTTCACAAGCTGGATGTAAAGAGGCTGAGGATTCATGCCTTCCCTTACCCAAAACTGGTTCTCAGCAGCCATCTGTGAGTGTGATGTTTGAAAGTCCTATGCCGATTTCAGTTTACAGTAGGGGGAAGAAACGGTGGGGCAGCAGCAGCAGCGCTAGCTCTGTTGTTGCCAACTTTTATGCACGGGAGCATGTTAATTCAAAGAGAAGTGCGGATTGTCTTTCTGTTGTTAGTTCTGATGCACTTTCGGAGGCAGTTATGGAGCGAAAGGGAGTTTCTCAAGTTGAACATGAAACTGCAACAAAGATTTCTTTATGTGATTGGATGTCTGGTAATGAAACTTGCAAGATGACTCCTAAATGTGATGGTACTTCACAAAGTGGATGTAAAGAGGCTGAGGATTCATGCCTTCCCTTACCCAAAACTGGTTCTCAGCAGTCATCT GAGCTGGTTAATTCAAAGAGAAGCGCGAATTGTCTTTCTGTCGTTAGTTCTGATGCGCTTTCAGAGGCAGTTATGGAGCGAAAGGGAGTTTCTCAAGTTGAACATGAAACTGCAATAAAGATTTCTTTATGTGATTGGATATCTGATAATGAAACTTTCCGGATGACTCCTAAATGTGATGGTACTTCACAACCTGGATGTAAAGAGGCTGAGGATTCACGCCTTCCCTTACCCAAAACTGGTTCTCAGCGGTTATCTGTGAGTGTGATGTTTGAAAGTCCTATGCCGATTTTAGTTTACAGTAGGAGGAAAAAACGGTGGCGCAGCAGCAGCATTGCTAGCGCTGCTGTTGCCAACTTTTGTGCACAGGAGCCGGTTAATTCAAAGAGAAGCACAGATTGTCTTTCTGTTGTTAGTTCTGATGTGCTTTCAGAGGCAGTTATGGGACAAAAGGGAGTTCCTCGAGTTGAACATGAAATTGCAACTGTTAGAGCTCCTGTGATGCCTCTTGCTTGCAGTAGAGGGCCTCACATTTCAAAGTACGAAATTGCTAATGGATGTTCTGGTGTGTATGACCACATTTCTGATGATGTACATAAAACTGTTGTGCAGAAAACAATAGATGTTGACAGTATAAATGATAGTTGCTCATCATCAAAGTCAAATATGGAACTTGCATTAGCTTCTACAAAAGATGAGATGGATGAAAACGGTGAGTGCTCCTCCTCTAGTGTAATAGCTGCTGAAGTTGCGATGGAAGATCTATCTGAAAAAGATGCGTGCCACAATATACTTCGGAACCAGGGGAATGTAGATGAAGTTGGGCCTTCTAGGAATTGTGTTAATGAGGAAACTGGGATTACCAGTGGTGGTAGTTGTTCTAGGTTTTGTAAATCTTGTAGTCGTTCAGGAACTGTTCAAAAGATGCTAATTTGTGATAGTTGTGAAGAAGCATTTCATGTACGTTGCTGCACTCCCAGGATAAAGAAACTACCGGTTGATGAATGGTACTGTATTATGTGTATGAAACAGAAGCGAATAATGCTCAAAGAGACAACTGCAAGCAAGGCTTCAAGTATCACTGGTGTAATGGGAAGATCCAGAGACAAATCACCTAAAGGGGAATTCAGTCCAATAGAATTAATGTTGAGAGATACTGAACCTTATAGAACTAGCGTTCGAATTGGAAAGGGCTTTCAAGCAGAAATTCCTGACTGGTCTGGTCCAATTGATAA TGATGTTGATAATATTGGTGAACCACTAGAATTGGATCCTTCAGAATTTACTGATTTCCGT GGAGCAAATTGCAATAAGTCATCTAAATTAAGCTTAATAGGGAACTGGCTTCAATGTAGAGAGTTTATAGAAGGTGTAGGAGGCACTAAAGGAACCATCTGTGGAAAGTGGCGCAG GGCTCCTCTTCTTGAAGTCCAAACTGATAACTGGGAGTGCTTCTGCTGTGTCCAATGGGATCCATCACTTGCTGATTGTTCCGTACCTCAG GAGCTGGAAACAGAAGAAGTTTTGAAGCAACTCAAGTATCTAGAGATG CTAAGACCACGACTATCAGCTGATCGGCGAAAATCAGATCGGACCAACAACTGCACTTCGCAAGACCGTAAATGTGATATGAGAAATGCAAAGAGCTAG